The following coding sequences lie in one Phenylobacterium immobile (ATCC 35973) genomic window:
- a CDS encoding nucleotide sugar dehydrogenase, protein MNPFAAAPARIGVIGLGYVGLPLALAFARDVEVIGFDLSAGRIAELCAGVDRTLEATAEDFAAARRLNLTADEADLAGCNVFIVTVPTPIDADKRPDLTALMAASRTVGRRIRAGGVAIYESTVYPGATEDDCVPVISAISGLTFNRDFFAGYSPERANPGDPAHRLSTIIKVTAGSTAEAADFVDALYASVVDAGTHRASSIRVAEAAKVIENTQRDLNIALINEFSLIFRRLGVDTNEVLAAAGTKWNFLPFRPGLVGGHCIGVDPYYLTHKAEALGYHPEVILAGRRINDAMGGKVADELLLGLAAKGVAANGARILMMGLAFKENCPDMRNSGVIDVIAALAAAGAVLDVWDPWIDPVGAAAEHGLDLIAEPEAGAYDAIVVAVAHRQFIALGAGVRAFGKPDALVFDVKGVLPAAAADLRL, encoded by the coding sequence ATGAACCCCTTCGCCGCTGCGCCCGCGCGGATCGGCGTCATCGGCCTGGGCTATGTCGGCCTGCCCTTGGCGTTGGCCTTCGCCAGGGACGTCGAGGTCATCGGCTTTGATCTGAGCGCAGGGCGCATCGCTGAGTTGTGCGCAGGCGTTGATCGAACGCTCGAAGCCACGGCTGAGGATTTCGCTGCGGCTCGCCGTTTGAACCTGACCGCCGACGAGGCCGATCTCGCCGGCTGCAATGTCTTCATCGTCACCGTGCCCACGCCGATCGACGCCGATAAGCGCCCGGATCTCACAGCCTTGATGGCGGCCAGCCGCACTGTCGGCCGCCGCATTCGCGCAGGCGGCGTGGCGATCTACGAATCCACCGTCTATCCTGGGGCGACCGAGGATGACTGCGTGCCAGTGATCAGCGCGATCTCCGGTTTGACCTTCAACCGTGACTTCTTCGCCGGCTATAGCCCCGAGCGCGCCAATCCCGGCGATCCGGCGCACCGGCTGTCGACGATCATCAAGGTGACGGCGGGATCGACCGCCGAGGCTGCGGATTTCGTCGATGCGCTCTATGCCTCGGTGGTCGACGCCGGCACCCATCGGGCCAGTTCGATCCGCGTCGCCGAGGCGGCCAAGGTGATCGAAAACACCCAGCGCGACCTGAACATCGCGCTGATCAATGAGTTCTCGCTGATCTTCCGGCGTCTCGGAGTTGACACCAATGAGGTGCTGGCGGCGGCGGGCACCAAGTGGAACTTCCTACCGTTCCGCCCAGGGCTGGTCGGCGGCCACTGCATCGGCGTTGATCCCTATTACCTGACGCACAAGGCCGAGGCGCTGGGCTATCATCCGGAAGTCATCCTCGCTGGCCGCAGGATCAATGACGCCATGGGCGGCAAGGTCGCCGATGAACTGCTGCTCGGCCTCGCCGCCAAAGGCGTGGCGGCAAACGGCGCTCGCATTCTCATGATGGGCCTGGCGTTCAAGGAGAATTGCCCGGATATGCGCAACTCCGGTGTGATCGACGTCATCGCCGCCCTGGCTGCGGCGGGTGCGGTTCTGGATGTGTGGGATCCCTGGATTGATCCTGTCGGCGCTGCGGCCGAACATGGCCTGGACCTTATCGCCGAGCCTGAGGCGGGCGCCTACGACGCCATCGTCGTGGCGGTCGCCCATCGCCAGTTCATCGCGCTGGGCGCGGGCGTGCGCGCCTTTGGAAAACCCGACGCCTTGGTCTTTGATGTGAAGGGCGTCCTGCCCGCCGCGGCCGCGGACCTGCGCCTCTAG
- the dgcA gene encoding N-acetyl-D-Glu racemase DgcA → MRSLAARAESWPIRGAFVISRGAKTTAEVLVVEIAQEADVGRGEAVAYARYGETLDSALQQIESLRSQIEAGMDRAQLQLALPAGAARNAIDCALWDLAAKQAGVRAWTLAGFPRLDPVKTCFTISLGEPQVMAEQARLEARRPMLKIKIGGADDLDRLVAVRAAAPRSRLIVDANEAFDWPTFQALAPELARLDVKLVEQPMPAGADEALAAYAGSVPICADESVRTTADLAACVGRYAMVNIKLDKAGGLTEALQMVGAARAMGFEIMAGCMVATSLAMAPALLVAQGAAAVDLDGPLLLERDRTPGLTFQGSAILPPPTELWG, encoded by the coding sequence CTGAGATCCCTGGCCGCCCGCGCGGAATCCTGGCCGATCCGCGGCGCCTTCGTCATCTCCCGTGGCGCGAAGACGACAGCGGAGGTGCTGGTGGTCGAAATCGCGCAAGAAGCCGACGTCGGGCGCGGGGAAGCCGTCGCCTATGCCCGCTACGGCGAGACCCTCGACAGCGCGCTCCAGCAAATCGAATCGCTGCGTAGCCAGATCGAGGCGGGGATGGACCGGGCGCAATTGCAGCTGGCCTTGCCCGCAGGCGCGGCGCGCAACGCCATCGACTGCGCCCTATGGGACCTTGCGGCGAAGCAGGCTGGCGTTCGCGCCTGGACCCTGGCGGGGTTCCCCAGGCTGGACCCAGTGAAGACCTGCTTCACCATCAGCCTGGGCGAGCCGCAGGTCATGGCCGAGCAGGCGCGTCTGGAGGCGCGCCGGCCGATGCTGAAGATCAAGATCGGCGGCGCGGATGACCTGGATCGCCTCGTCGCCGTCCGCGCCGCCGCGCCGCGCAGTCGCCTCATCGTCGACGCCAACGAGGCCTTCGACTGGCCGACGTTCCAGGCGCTCGCCCCTGAACTCGCTCGCCTAGATGTGAAACTGGTCGAGCAACCCATGCCCGCCGGCGCCGACGAGGCGCTGGCGGCCTATGCCGGGTCCGTGCCGATCTGCGCCGACGAGTCCGTCCGCACGACGGCGGACCTGGCCGCCTGCGTCGGCCGCTACGCCATGGTCAACATCAAGCTCGACAAGGCGGGCGGCCTAACCGAGGCCCTCCAGATGGTCGGGGCGGCGCGGGCCATGGGGTTTGAGATCATGGCCGGTTGCATGGTGGCCACGTCCTTGGCGATGGCGCCGGCCTTGTTGGTCGCCCAAGGCGCGGCGGCCGTCGATTTGGACGGCCCTCTGCTGCTGGAGCGCGACAGGACGCCAGGCCTGACCTTCCAGGGCTCCGCCATCCTGCCGCCGCCCACTGAACTCTGGGGCTAG
- a CDS encoding DUF4112 domain-containing protein translates to MDKPAQRAHQAWRSAERIKQLSDRVVAVGPFGLGVDALINWVGGGLIYSLGAGALLIHEAVQARAGVATLARMGAYLAFDTATSSIPIAGWAVDALFPGHLMAAKALQKDIEARHGPVTAPEPWRLRWRRRRASHA, encoded by the coding sequence ATGGACAAGCCTGCTCAGCGCGCCCACCAGGCCTGGCGTTCGGCCGAACGGATCAAACAGCTGTCCGACCGCGTCGTGGCGGTTGGCCCTTTCGGCCTGGGCGTTGACGCCCTCATCAACTGGGTCGGCGGCGGCTTGATCTACAGCCTCGGCGCTGGCGCGCTTTTGATCCATGAGGCGGTTCAGGCGCGCGCGGGCGTCGCCACACTCGCGCGCATGGGCGCCTATCTGGCGTTCGACACGGCGACGTCCAGTATTCCCATCGCCGGTTGGGCGGTCGATGCCCTGTTTCCCGGACACCTGATGGCGGCCAAGGCGCTGCAGAAGGACATCGAGGCGCGGCACGGACCTGTGACGGCGCCGGAGCCCTGGCGACTGCGATGGCGGCGTCGGCGCGCCTCTCACGCCTGA
- a CDS encoding DNA-3-methyladenine glycosylase 2 family protein, producing MSENRETAMRGPSMVGSMETRLDMDVAACRRAFETRDARFDGRVFCGVKTTGIYCRPICPARTPKPENVVYFATAAGAQEAGFRPCLRCRPEASPDLGAWRGTSNTVSRALALIEAGALDGGDVEALATRLGVGERQLRRLFAKHIGAAPVTVAQTRRILLAKQLIQETNLPMAEVALASGFGSVRRFNETFQQLFGRPPADIRRSRAAPAPAGGGVIVRLPYSPPYDWSAMIAFLAARAVSGVERVEPDRYARTLTIDGAKGVVSIRPGQDHALIAEVSFPSLSALPAVIARIRRVFDLVADPVQIGAHLSRDPVLATMVAARPGLRAPGAWDGFELAVRAILGQQITVVAARGLAARMTEAFGEPIDDPAATRLGLGRIFPTAQRLVGQDIAALGMPRARAASVEALARAVVADPAMFTPRADLDSAIAALRALPGIGEWTAQYIALRELREPDAFPHGDVALQRALAEPDGTRLSATQLLARAEAWRPWRAYAAQHLWASGSAPERKVHDERNAA from the coding sequence ATGTCCGAAAATCGCGAGACAGCAATGCGCGGCCCGTCCATGGTCGGGTCCATGGAAACGCGCCTGGACATGGATGTCGCCGCCTGCCGGCGGGCCTTTGAGACCCGGGACGCGCGGTTTGACGGTCGTGTTTTCTGCGGCGTCAAGACGACAGGCATCTATTGCCGCCCCATCTGTCCGGCCCGAACGCCCAAGCCTGAGAATGTCGTCTACTTCGCGACCGCGGCGGGCGCCCAGGAAGCGGGATTCCGCCCGTGTCTGCGTTGCCGACCGGAGGCCTCGCCTGACCTCGGCGCTTGGCGCGGCACCTCCAATACGGTCAGCCGGGCGCTCGCCTTGATCGAGGCTGGCGCATTGGACGGGGGCGATGTCGAGGCCCTGGCGACGCGCCTGGGAGTCGGCGAACGGCAACTTCGCCGGCTCTTCGCCAAGCACATCGGGGCCGCGCCCGTCACGGTCGCCCAGACCCGTCGCATCCTGCTCGCCAAGCAGCTGATCCAGGAGACCAACCTGCCGATGGCCGAGGTCGCCCTGGCTTCCGGCTTCGGCAGCGTTCGGCGTTTCAATGAGACCTTCCAGCAGCTTTTCGGCCGTCCGCCAGCCGACATCCGCCGCTCGCGCGCGGCGCCGGCGCCCGCTGGCGGAGGGGTGATCGTCAGGCTGCCGTACAGCCCGCCGTATGATTGGTCGGCGATGATCGCCTTCCTCGCGGCGCGCGCCGTGTCGGGCGTCGAACGCGTCGAACCGGATCGTTACGCCCGGACCTTGACCATCGACGGCGCCAAGGGCGTCGTCAGCATCCGGCCAGGCCAGGATCATGCCCTTATCGCCGAGGTCTCCTTCCCTAGCCTCTCGGCCTTGCCAGCGGTCATCGCCCGCATCCGACGGGTGTTCGACCTGGTCGCCGACCCGGTGCAGATTGGCGCGCATCTGTCGCGGGACCCCGTGCTGGCGACCATGGTCGCTGCGCGGCCCGGCCTGCGCGCGCCAGGGGCGTGGGACGGTTTTGAGCTCGCCGTCCGCGCCATCCTCGGACAGCAGATCACTGTCGTGGCGGCTCGTGGTCTCGCCGCGAGAATGACGGAGGCCTTCGGTGAGCCCATCGACGATCCAGCGGCGACGCGCCTTGGCCTCGGCCGGATATTCCCAACGGCGCAACGCCTGGTCGGCCAGGACATCGCCGCGCTTGGCATGCCGCGCGCGCGCGCGGCTTCCGTCGAAGCTCTGGCGCGCGCCGTCGTCGCCGATCCGGCTATGTTCACGCCGCGGGCCGATCTCGACAGTGCGATCGCTGCGCTTCGCGCCCTGCCTGGCATCGGCGAGTGGACGGCGCAGTACATCGCCCTGCGCGAACTGCGCGAACCGGATGCCTTTCCGCACGGCGATGTCGCCTTGCAGCGCGCTCTGGCCGAACCCGACGGGACGCGCCTCAGCGCCACCCAGCTCCTTGCGCGGGCGGAGGCTTGGCGACCCTGGCGCGCCTACGCCGCGCAGCATCTCTGGGCGTCAGGATCGGCGCCCGAAAGGAAAGTCCATGACGAACGAAACGCCGCCTGA
- a CDS encoding DUF423 domain-containing protein has translation MWTRRNWLMLAAFLGFVSVAAGAFGAHAAADERASELLKTGAQYGLAHALAVLVWGANSKSASRGGVAPALFLGGATVFCGTLYAIALGAPPLLGAVTPIGGLLLLSGWLALAWSLRRENP, from the coding sequence ATGTGGACACGTCGCAACTGGCTTATGCTCGCCGCCTTCCTGGGCTTTGTTTCGGTCGCCGCCGGCGCGTTCGGCGCCCACGCCGCGGCTGACGAACGGGCGAGCGAACTGTTGAAGACCGGGGCCCAATATGGGCTGGCGCACGCGCTTGCGGTCCTGGTGTGGGGCGCGAACTCGAAGTCCGCCAGCAGGGGCGGCGTAGCGCCGGCCCTATTCCTCGGCGGAGCCACCGTCTTCTGCGGGACGCTCTACGCCATCGCGCTCGGCGCGCCGCCGCTCCTGGGCGCGGTGACCCCGATTGGTGGCCTCCTTCTCCTTAGCGGATGGCTAGCGCTGGCCTGGTCCCTGCGTCGAGAAAACCCCTAG
- a CDS encoding methylated-DNA--[protein]-cysteine S-methyltransferase produces the protein MTNETPPDLLTVSRLATPIGTALIVSDEAEVLRAFNWTDYEAAVRGWLAKRYAASRVVDGGTPAGLAEAFERYFAGDAQALNAVRWRAVGTPFQLQIWTLLTAIPPGETISYGELARRAGRPTASRASGAANGRNPLALVVPCHRVIGASGALTGYAGGMARKEWLLKHERAAVLARLAA, from the coding sequence ATGACGAACGAAACGCCGCCTGACCTCCTGACCGTGTCGCGTCTGGCGACGCCGATTGGGACCGCCCTGATCGTCTCCGATGAGGCCGAGGTCCTGCGAGCCTTCAACTGGACCGACTACGAGGCGGCCGTGCGCGGTTGGCTCGCCAAGCGCTACGCCGCTTCGCGCGTCGTCGACGGCGGGACGCCGGCGGGCCTGGCGGAGGCGTTCGAACGCTATTTCGCCGGCGACGCCCAAGCATTGAACGCCGTGCGGTGGCGGGCGGTCGGCACGCCGTTCCAGCTACAGATCTGGACGCTGCTGACCGCCATCCCGCCAGGCGAGACAATCAGCTATGGCGAGTTGGCCCGGCGCGCGGGGCGACCTACGGCCAGCCGGGCCAGCGGGGCCGCTAACGGCCGCAATCCCTTGGCGCTTGTCGTACCCTGCCATCGTGTGATCGGCGCGAGCGGCGCGCTGACCGGCTACGCCGGCGGCATGGCGCGCAAGGAATGGCTCCTGAAACACGAGCGCGCCGCGGTTTTAGCCCGTCTGGCCGCCTGA
- a CDS encoding glutamate synthase subunit beta, with protein MGKPTGFLEVARRDRGYEKPADRLKNWKEFVRPLPTAEVVEQASRCMDCGIPFCHQGCPVNNQIPDFNNLVYREHWQAALENLQSTNNFPEFTGRICPAPCEASCTLNIPDMPVTIKTIECDIIDRGWQEGWIKPQPSPRGTGKRVAVVGSGPAGLACAQQLARAGHAPTVFEKNDRIGGLLRYGIPDFKMEKDLIERRIRQMEGEGVIFRTKFNVGVDVSVQRLLDDYDVLVMAGGAEAPRDLEVPGRELDGVHYAMDFLTQQNKRNAGDDETTAAPAGTLSAKDKHVIVIGGGDTGSDCIGTSNRQGAASVIQLEIMPQPPERENKQLTWPDWPLRMRTSSSQEEGVDRDFAVLTKEVLGSNGKVTALRCVRLEWVAGKMQEIAGSEFELKADLVLLAMGFVGPRKPGLVENAGVALDARGAVKATVVDYKTSAENIFSCGDMRRGQSLVVWAIREGRQCAAAVDAYLMGSTNLPR; from the coding sequence ATGGGTAAGCCCACCGGCTTTCTGGAAGTCGCGCGTCGTGATCGGGGCTATGAAAAGCCTGCCGACCGTCTGAAAAACTGGAAGGAATTCGTCCGTCCTCTGCCGACCGCAGAGGTGGTCGAGCAGGCGTCGCGCTGCATGGATTGCGGCATCCCGTTCTGTCACCAGGGCTGCCCGGTGAACAACCAGATCCCCGACTTTAACAATCTCGTCTATCGCGAGCATTGGCAGGCGGCGCTGGAGAATCTGCAGTCGACGAACAACTTCCCGGAGTTCACCGGCCGCATCTGCCCCGCACCCTGCGAGGCGTCCTGCACCCTGAACATCCCGGACATGCCGGTCACTATCAAGACGATCGAATGCGACATCATCGATCGCGGGTGGCAGGAGGGTTGGATCAAGCCTCAGCCGAGCCCGCGTGGCACGGGCAAGCGCGTCGCGGTCGTCGGTTCCGGTCCGGCCGGCCTCGCCTGCGCCCAGCAATTGGCCCGCGCCGGCCACGCCCCGACCGTCTTCGAGAAGAACGATCGGATCGGCGGCCTGCTGCGTTACGGCATTCCCGATTTCAAGATGGAGAAGGACCTCATCGAGCGGCGCATCCGGCAGATGGAAGGCGAGGGGGTCATCTTCCGGACCAAGTTTAACGTCGGGGTCGATGTGTCAGTCCAGCGGTTGCTGGATGATTATGACGTGCTGGTGATGGCCGGCGGGGCCGAGGCGCCGCGCGACCTGGAAGTCCCAGGGCGCGAGTTGGACGGCGTCCACTACGCGATGGATTTCTTGACCCAACAAAACAAGCGCAACGCGGGAGACGACGAGACGACGGCTGCGCCGGCCGGCACGTTGTCCGCCAAGGACAAGCACGTCATCGTCATCGGCGGTGGCGATACCGGCTCCGACTGCATCGGCACCTCAAACCGCCAGGGCGCGGCGTCCGTGATCCAGCTGGAGATCATGCCGCAGCCGCCGGAGCGCGAGAACAAGCAGCTGACATGGCCGGATTGGCCGCTGCGGATGCGCACGTCCTCCTCGCAGGAAGAAGGCGTCGATCGCGACTTCGCTGTTCTCACGAAGGAAGTGCTCGGCTCCAACGGCAAGGTGACCGCGCTGAGGTGCGTGCGGCTCGAGTGGGTCGCGGGCAAGATGCAGGAGATTGCGGGTTCTGAGTTCGAACTGAAGGCCGATCTCGTCCTGCTCGCCATGGGCTTTGTCGGTCCCCGCAAGCCAGGCCTTGTCGAGAACGCAGGCGTCGCCCTCGACGCCCGTGGCGCTGTCAAGGCGACCGTGGTCGACTACAAGACTTCGGCGGAGAATATTTTTTCCTGTGGCGACATGCGGCGTGGCCAATCCCTGGTCGTGTGGGCGATCCGCGAAGGCCGACAATGCGCAGCCGCTGTCGACGCCTACCTAATGGGCTCAACAAACCTGCCGCGCTAA
- a CDS encoding NAD-dependent epimerase, giving the protein MAVLVTGSAGFIGFHLAQALMARGQDVVGLDSLNSYYDPTLKAARLAQLEANSRYRHAKIDLADTEAVSKLFADVRPEGVVNLAAQAGVRYSLEQPHIYGQSNLVGFLNILEGCRATQPKHLVFASTSSVYGANTKLPFSVHDNADHQITLYAATKIANERMAHAYAHLFGIPSTGFRFFTVYGPWGRPDMALFKFTDAILADRPIDVYGQGQMQRDFTYVDDIVQGLVAGLDRPPAADETWDAANPDPATSGVAPWRILNLGNSQRVELMRYIQVLEEKLGKKAQLNLMPMQPGDVQRTEADVTQTRALLDYSPSTPVEVGVGAFVDWYRDYYKR; this is encoded by the coding sequence ATGGCGGTCCTGGTCACGGGGTCTGCGGGCTTCATCGGCTTCCACCTCGCGCAGGCGCTGATGGCGCGCGGCCAGGACGTGGTCGGTCTGGATTCACTGAACAGCTACTATGACCCGACGCTGAAGGCCGCACGGCTGGCCCAGCTCGAAGCCAATTCGCGCTATCGGCACGCCAAGATCGACCTGGCCGACACGGAGGCGGTCTCCAAGCTGTTCGCCGACGTGCGACCCGAAGGCGTGGTCAACCTCGCCGCCCAGGCCGGCGTCCGCTACAGCCTTGAGCAGCCCCATATCTACGGCCAGTCCAACCTCGTTGGCTTCCTGAACATTCTGGAGGGCTGCCGCGCGACCCAGCCCAAGCACCTGGTCTTCGCCTCCACCAGCTCGGTCTATGGCGCAAACACCAAGTTGCCCTTTTCGGTGCACGACAACGCCGATCACCAAATCACGCTCTACGCCGCCACCAAGATTGCGAACGAGCGCATGGCCCACGCTTATGCGCACCTGTTCGGCATCCCCTCGACCGGCTTTCGCTTTTTCACGGTCTATGGGCCGTGGGGCCGGCCGGACATGGCGCTGTTCAAGTTCACCGACGCGATCCTCGCCGACCGGCCGATCGACGTTTACGGCCAGGGCCAGATGCAGCGCGACTTCACCTATGTGGACGATATCGTACAGGGGCTGGTCGCCGGTCTCGATCGCCCGCCGGCGGCCGACGAGACTTGGGATGCGGCAAACCCTGATCCGGCGACGAGCGGCGTTGCGCCCTGGCGTATTCTCAACCTGGGCAACAGCCAGCGCGTCGAGTTGATGCGCTACATCCAGGTGCTGGAGGAGAAGCTAGGCAAGAAGGCGCAGTTGAACCTGATGCCGATGCAGCCTGGCGACGTCCAACGCACCGAGGCCGATGTCACCCAGACTCGCGCCTTGCTGGACTATTCGCCGTCGACCCCGGTCGAGGTAGGCGTCGGCGCCTTCGTCGACTGGTACCGCGACTACTACAAGCGCTAG
- the folD gene encoding bifunctional methylenetetrahydrofolate dehydrogenase/methenyltetrahydrofolate cyclohydrolase FolD has product MAEAALIDGKVHAEHLREQVRLEVAKLVAEHGLQPGLAVVLVGDDPASQIYVRSKGEHSLAVGMHSVTHRLPADVSQEALESLIGELNADPLIHGILVQLPLPAPLDEKSVLAKINPDKDVDGLHVINAGRLASGLAALTPCTPLGCMILLRETLGDLTGLRAVVVGRSVLVGRPVAQLLLQADCTVTIAHSRTKDLAAVCREADILVAAVGRPRMIKASWIKPGATVIDVGINRVPFDDPEKAAAGKTKVVGDVDFKAAKAVAGAITPVPGGVGLMTVAVLLQNTVTAAKRLNGLPD; this is encoded by the coding sequence ATGGCTGAAGCGGCGTTGATCGACGGCAAGGTCCATGCCGAGCACCTGCGAGAGCAGGTGCGGCTGGAGGTGGCGAAGCTGGTGGCCGAACACGGTCTGCAGCCTGGCTTGGCGGTGGTGCTCGTCGGTGATGACCCCGCCAGTCAGATCTATGTCCGCTCCAAGGGTGAACATTCGCTCGCCGTCGGCATGCACTCGGTGACCCACCGGCTCCCGGCCGACGTCTCGCAGGAGGCGCTCGAGAGTTTGATCGGCGAGTTGAACGCAGACCCGTTGATCCACGGCATCCTGGTCCAACTGCCGCTGCCCGCGCCGCTGGACGAAAAGTCGGTGCTGGCCAAGATCAATCCCGACAAGGATGTCGACGGCCTACACGTGATCAACGCGGGCCGCCTGGCCAGCGGCCTTGCGGCGCTCACGCCCTGCACGCCGCTCGGCTGCATGATTCTCCTACGCGAGACTCTGGGCGACTTGACGGGGCTTCGCGCCGTCGTCGTCGGCCGTTCAGTCCTGGTGGGCCGGCCCGTGGCGCAACTTCTGCTGCAAGCCGACTGCACCGTCACCATCGCCCATTCGCGCACCAAGGACCTGGCGGCGGTCTGCCGTGAGGCCGATATCCTGGTCGCCGCCGTGGGCCGGCCCCGGATGATCAAGGCCAGTTGGATCAAGCCGGGGGCGACGGTGATCGACGTCGGCATCAACCGCGTGCCCTTTGACGACCCGGAGAAGGCCGCGGCTGGCAAGACCAAGGTCGTCGGCGATGTCGACTTCAAGGCCGCCAAAGCCGTCGCCGGCGCGATCACGCCTGTGCCGGGCGGCGTTGGCCTGATGACTGTCGCGGTCTTGCTGCAGAACACGGTGACCGCGGCCAAGCGTTTGAACGGCCTGCCCGACTAA
- a CDS encoding DUF3126 family protein, whose product MDEKTIRKIETHLRGTFANARIVLTPRPKQKDSAEVYVGEEFVGVVFEDEDDDGSFMFEMAILAEDLP is encoded by the coding sequence GTGGACGAAAAGACGATCCGCAAGATCGAGACGCACCTGCGTGGCACCTTCGCCAACGCGCGCATAGTCCTGACCCCGCGTCCGAAGCAGAAGGACTCGGCCGAGGTTTATGTCGGCGAAGAGTTCGTCGGCGTGGTCTTCGAGGATGAAGATGACGACGGCTCCTTCATGTTCGAAATGGCGATCCTCGCGGAAGACCTGCCCTGA
- a CDS encoding SWIB/MDM2 domain-containing protein, giving the protein MAEPKKTNALQKPLTPSPELAAVVGSAQLSRGEVVSKIWDYIKKNNLQNPANKREILADDKLKPVFDGKPAVSMFEMNKHLAKHLK; this is encoded by the coding sequence ATGGCTGAACCCAAGAAAACCAACGCCCTGCAAAAGCCGCTGACGCCGTCTCCGGAATTGGCCGCCGTCGTCGGATCGGCGCAACTCTCGCGCGGGGAAGTGGTCTCCAAGATTTGGGACTACATCAAGAAGAACAACCTGCAGAATCCCGCCAACAAGCGTGAGATCCTGGCTGACGACAAGCTGAAGCCGGTGTTCGACGGCAAGCCTGCGGTGAGCATGTTCGAGATGAACAAGCATCTCGCCAAGCACCTGAAGTAA